One genomic segment of Oreochromis aureus strain Israel breed Guangdong linkage group 9, ZZ_aureus, whole genome shotgun sequence includes these proteins:
- the msrb2 gene encoding methionine-R-sulfoxide reductase B2, mitochondrial, with translation MSRFVRRIVAVASQHATARAAELPRRIPGIIRPVSTSQGLQSLTRYSETTDWHKKLTPEQYVVTREKGTEEPFSGIYLNHFEVGMYHCVCCDAPLFSSEAKYDSGTGWPAFNEAHGTWEGDESHTSIIRRPDNSLGSPGTEVLCKNCDAHLGHVFDDGPDPTGQRFCINSVALTFKTRENNKPDEDE, from the exons ATGTCTCGTTTCGTCCGCCGGATTGTCGCTGTTGCCTCTCAACACGCCACAGCCAGAGCTGCAGAGTTACCGAGGAGGATCCCCGGAATAATCCGTCCCGTGTCCACATCTCAAG GCCTGCAGTCCCTCACACGTTACAGTGAGACTACAGACTGGCATAAAAAACTGACCCCAGAGCAGTATGTAGTCACCAGAGAGAAAGGAACTGAGGAG CCCTTTAGTGGGATCTACCTGAACCATTTTGAAGTGGGGATGTATCACTgtgtctgctgtgatgctccACTCTTCAG CTCCGAGGCTAAGTACGACTCCGGGACAGGCTGGCCAGCATTCAATGAGGCTCACGGGACATGGGAGGGTGATGAAAGCCACACCTCCATCATTCGGCGCCCTGACAACAGCCTGGGCAGCCCTGGGACAGAAGTCCTTTGTAAAAAT TGCGATGCCCACCTTGGCCACGTGTTTGATGATGGACCAGACCCAACAGGACAGCGCTTCTGCATCAACAGTGTTGCCCTCACATTTAAAACCAGAGAAAACAACAAACCTGATGAGGATGAGTGA